TCCTATCCCTATTCCTGACCCAACTCCAAATGAAGTTGTACATGCTGTAACTAATAATATTGGTGCTATTAAATAAAGTATTTTCTTTTTCATAGAAATTCCCCTCCTAAATAATTAAATTATATCTTCTAAATTAACTTCTCTAACTTCCCCCAAAGCTAAATCATTTAATTTTAGTCTGCCAAAACTCACTCTTTTTAAATAACAAACTTTATTATTTATAGCTTCTAACATCTTTTTTATCTGATGAAATTTTCCTTCCTTAATAGTTAAATAAATTTCATTATCAGAGATTTTTTCAACTTTTGCAGGTTGAGTGATATAGTTCCCTATATCAACTCCCTGTTCCAGTTTAAAAATATCTTCATCTGAAATATTATTTTTTATCTCCACATAATAAACTTTATCTACATGATTTTTAGGAGATAATAATTTATGGTTTAGTTTTCCATCATTTGTAAAAAGCAGTAAACCTTCTGTATCTTTGTCAAGCCTACCAACTGGTGCTAAATCTTTCTTTATTACCCATTCAGGAAGTAAATCCATAACAGTGTTTTCTTTAAAATCTTCTGTTGCAGTTATATATCCAGATTTTTTATTCATAATGTAGTACCTAAATTTTTTATATTCTAGTTTTTCTTCATTATATTCTATAATATCAGAATTTTCATCTATATTATCTTTGGCAGATATATTGCTTATTCCATTAACAGTTATTTCATTATTTGAGATTAATTTTTTAACTTCTTTTCTGCTTCCTATACCGCATTCAACTAAGAACTTATCTAATCTCATTAGTCTTCTACCCTTTTCCCGTCTTTGTACTCATAATGTTCAGTAACACCATCTTTATATATATATTTAGCTGGTCCTTGTAACACTCCATTTACATAGGTAGTTTCTTCCATATCACCATTTGCAAAATAATATATAGAATTTCCATTTTTTTGATTATTTTCGCCATAAACAAATATTTCTCTATCACCATTTTTATAGAATTTTTCTGCTTCACCAACTCTTTTATTATTAACAAAATTAAATTCTATCTTATCTCCATTAGGTAGATTTTCAACAGCTGGTCCATTCATTGCCCCATTTTGATGTGTGAACTCAATAGTTTTTCCATCTTCATATTCTATGATACCATTCTTTGTATTTAGGTAAACATCATTATTCAAAACATCTTTATAGGTAGTAACTTCCTTAGTATCTAAATCATAAGATTTTAAATCATAAGAGGTAAAATCATCATTTGAAACCAATTCTTGACGAGTTGTTGCCTTGTCCCCATTAAAGAAATTTTCTATTATTTTATTATCCTTAACTTCAACTACAACTGTTTTAGTTTCATCATCAATATTTTTGTAGTTATAGATTTTTTTTCCAGTCAATTTATCATATATTCTTTTATAAAAAG
This Fusobacterium animalis 7_1 DNA region includes the following protein-coding sequences:
- a CDS encoding pseudouridine synthase, yielding MRLDKFLVECGIGSRKEVKKLISNNEITVNGISNISAKDNIDENSDIIEYNEEKLEYKKFRYYIMNKKSGYITATEDFKENTVMDLLPEWVIKKDLAPVGRLDKDTEGLLLFTNDGKLNHKLLSPKNHVDKVYYVEIKNNISDEDIFKLEQGVDIGNYITQPAKVEKISDNEIYLTIKEGKFHQIKKMLEAINNKVCYLKRVSFGRLKLNDLALGEVREVNLEDII